The genomic region CTTCTCGCTGGCCCAGTTCGACGCGGTGAAGTCGGTGCTGAACCAGGCCACCTGGGTGTTCCAGTGGCCGGGCCTGCAAGTGGCCGCGGCCTCTGGGAAAGCGGTATCCACCAGCTACACCTTCAACATCGGCTCGGCCACCGGCACCCTGCTGCTGATCTCCGGCCTGCTGGCCCTGCCGGTGCTGCGCATCTCCCCGCTGACGGCGCTGCGCGTCTACGGCCGGACCATCCGCCAGTTCGGCTGGGCGATCCTGGCCATCCTCAGCGTGTTCGCGCTCTCCTACGTGATGAACCTGTCCGGCCAGATCATCACCCTCGGCGTGGGGCTGGCCGGCACCGGCGCGTTCTTCGCCTTCCTGTCCCCGATCGTCGGCTGGTTCGGCGTCACCATCACCGGCACCGACGCCGGCGCCAACGCCCTCTTCGGCGGGTTGCAGACCACCGCGGCCCAGCAGGTCGGCGCCTCGCCGATCCTGTTCGGCGCGAGCAACTCCTCCGGCGGCGTGATGGCCAAGATGATCTCGCCGCAGAACCTGGCCATCGGCACCGCCGCGGTCGGCCTGGTGGGCAAGGAGGGCGAGGTGTTCCGCCGGGTGTTCGGCTGGAGCCTGTTGCTGCTGCTGGCCATGTGCGTCCTCAGCTACCTGCAGTCGACCCCCGTGCTGGGCTGGATGGTCCCCAGCCCCTAAGACCCTGGGCGCCACCCCTTCCCTGTGCGGCAACCCCGAGAGGAACAACGATGACAGCGCTATCCCGACGTGTGCTGCTCACCGGCGCGGCGGCGACCGCCGGCGCACTGGCCATGCCGCCAGGCGCGGCGCTGGCCGCCCCGGCGGAGGCGGCGTTCGCGCCGAACCCGGCCCGGCTGCGCCAGACCCTGGACTACGCGGTCGCCAAGCTGCGCAAGACCGCGCCGACCGTGGCCACGTTCCCCGAGGAGACCAAGTTCGAGAAGTGGATCCCGGTCAACGACGGCGGCTGGGTCGGCGGCTTCTGGCCCGGCCTGCTCTGGCTGGGCTTCGTGGACAGCAGGGACCCGCAGTTCGAGAAGTGGGCCCGCGAGGCCGCGCTGCGGCTGACCCCGCGCATCCCGGACACCGGCACCCACGACATGGGCTTCCTGTTCTACCCGTCCTGGGTCACCGCCTACCGGCTCACCGGGGAGACCTCCTGGCGGGACGGCGCGGTGCGGGCGGCGGAGTCGCTGAGCAAGCGGTACAACACCGCGGGCAGGTTCATCAGGGCCTGGGGCTCGCTGGGCTCCACCGGCAACGCGGGCCGCACCATCATCGACACGATGATGAACCTGGACCTGCTGTACTGGGCCACCGAGGTCAGCGGGAACGGCAAGTACGCCGAGATCGCCTCCAGCCACGCCCGCACCACGATCAAGCACTTCATCCGGCCGGACGGCTCCACCCCGCACGTGTTCGACTTCGACCCGGTCAGCGGCGCGGCGATCGGCCCGAACACGGTGCAGGGCTACAGCCCCACCTCCTGCTGGTCGCGCGGGCAGGCGTGGGGGATCTACGGGTTCACCACCGCCTACCGGCGCACCAAGGACCGCGAGTTCCTCACCGCGGCGACCAGGATGGCCGACCACGTGCTGCCGTACCTGGCGGAGAGCCCGGTGCCGATCTGGGACTACCGCTCCCCGCTGGCGCCGCACGACATCAGGGACTCCTCGGCGGGCGCGATCACCGCCTGCGCGCTGCTGGACCTGGCCAGGATCACCGGCAACCCGCGCTACCAGAGCACGGCGCTGACCGTGCTGGACGCGCTGTCCCGGACCTGCCTGACCACCAGGTCGGAGCGGCACGACGCGGTGCTGGCCCGCGGCACCAAGAACCGGCGCGCTGAGAACGGCATCGAGGTGTCGCTGCCCTACGGCGACTACTACCTGATGGAGGCCATCCTCCGCGTGCTCAAGCCCAGGGAGATCGCCAAGGCCATCGGCCTCTGACGCCTTCCCGGTCGCGGTGCCCCGTCAGCCGGTCCGGCGGCGGCGGGGCAGCGCGGCGACCACGATCACCCCGCACAGCAACAGGATCATCCCGGTCCACAGCAGCGGAACCGTGGAGTACGCCGCGTTGGTGTAGGCCAGCGGCGGCGGCGCGTCCTTGCCCCTGGCCGGCGGCGGCGCGGGCGCGGGAGCGGGTGAGCTGGTCGCGGGCGTCACCGCCTTGCACACGTACCCACCGGCCGGGGCCGCCGCCCGGACCACCTGCTCACCCAACGAGATCTGCACCAGCGAGCTCGGCAGACCGGGCAGCTTCAACGCATCCGTGGGCAGCAGCGCGAGGTCCAGTAGCCGCGCCACCGCGCCCACCGCAGCCCCGTCCCGCTTCTCGTTCACCTGCGCGATGGACAGCCGCAGAATCCCGATGTCCAGCTGCCGCAACGCATCCCCACCCGGCAGCGGCCCGCTGACCGGCACGTCCAGCTTCGGCGCCGCCGCGTCCAGCTTGCCGAGCTCCTTGCCACCACGGGAGATCCGCAACACCGGAGCCTCGTACTTCACCGTCGAGGTCTTGGCATCGCCCGTCGAGGTCGCCACCAGCTTCGGCGCGCTGACCACGTCGATCCGCACCTCACCCGGCGTGCCCGCCAGCAACTGGATGCTCGCCACCTGCACCGTGGAGGTCGCCTGCACCGCTTTCCCTTGCCGCCCAGGCACATCCACCAGCCGAACGGTCGACCGCGCACTCAGCGTGTCCGGCAACCGCAACAACGACCCGCCCCCGGGCAACAGCCCCGGAATCGCGGGGATCACGTTCACCGCGGACAAGCTCGCCAACGAGGTCCGGGCATCGGAGATCGGCTCCACACAGGGCCCGAGCTTCTCATCCCACCGCGCGTGCACACTGCCCTCGAGCAGCCCCAGCTTCACCAGCGCGTCCAGCGGCGAGGCAGGCGGCGTCAACCCACCGGTGAGCGGCTTCGGATTGTCCGGGATCGCCATCTGCGCCAACGAGCCGGGCAACCGGGGCGCCCGCCCGTTCACCGCGAACCCGGCAGGCGAGGACTCCGCGATGGCCCGCTCGAAGAACTGCACCGCCTGCGAGTTCACCTGCGCCGAAGCCAGCCCCAGCCCCAGCTCACCCACGGCCTGCTTGGGCAGCTTCTTCTCATCCTCATCGGTCAACCCAGGCGAGTTGGTCTGCACCGCCCCCGGCAACACCCGGATGATCCCCAGCCCCGTCCCCGCGTCAGCCACCAACGGCGGGAACTTGGGCGCGTTCGGATCGGTGAGCGGCGGCTGGTTCGGATCCACCGGCCCCGGCACCGGCGTGGTCGGCGGCGGCGCCGCCCCGGCCACCGGCCCCAGCGCGAGCAACACAACAGCAGGCAGAGCACAGACAACGGATAGGCGGCGTGCACGCATCAGCCCGGGTCCTCCTCGCGGCAGCACAGGCGACGCGGCCGATGAGACCGGCGTCACGCAAGGCCTAACGACGGGGGGTACTGCGGGTAACGCAACCGACCAACTCGATCACCCACGCGCTGGTGCGCGGACGACGGGGCACCCAGCGGCGCCGAGCTGCGGAAACCCAGTCTGATCTGGGAAGATCGGACCTGGCTTGGGAGTGCCGGACAGCTACCGCTAGACTCTGCTTGTCTCGCCGCCTTAGCTCAGTCGGCTAGAGCGACGCACTCGTAATGCGTAGGTCAAGGGTTCGACTCCCTTAGGCGGCTCGCGAGATGACCAGGGCGTTTCCGGTTCCGGAGGCGCCCTGGTCTGCGCCTGGGGTTGCAGTTCGGCCGGTCCGTCGCCGTTCAGTCCTACAGGGCTGACCCCATCCGCCCCGCCCCGTCTCGCTTCGTCAGGTCGCTGACATGGGTGTAGTTCTGCGTGATTCACCTAGTCGTCTAGGTGAGTCTCAAAGCAAACAGAAGTCTAGAGGAGTGCAACTAGTCATCGCTTCCGCAACCACGAAGTTCAGTCGGTCGGGATGTCGTACTCCAGCACATGGACGTGCGCGATCTTCACGGTGTCGCACACCTCCACAGCCCGCTCCGACTGGTCAAACGCCGTGCGCAGCAACGTGATCACCGGAACACCAGGCCCGATCTCCAACACCTTCCGCTCCTCCGGCGTCGGCATCCGGGCCGAGATCTCCTCCTTCACGTGCGCGAGCTCGCGCCCGGCCTCCGCCAGTCGCGCGTAGATGTCACCGGGCCTGGGGCTGGCCTCCGTGACGGCAGTCCCGGCCGCCACCTTCTCCGGGATGTACGACGTGGCGACCTCGATCGGTCGACCGTCCGCAAGGTAGCGCCGTGACCGCACGATGACCCGTTCCGAGGCGAGATCTCCAGCCGCTCAGCGATGTCCGCGGAGACAGTCTCGTTGGTTACGCGGATCTGATCAACACCGATTGAGTAGGCCGCGGCTTCGGCCTCCACGAGGAACGCCGGCTTTCCTTGCTCCCGGTGCTTCCTGGAGAACCGATCCGAAGCCAGCCGCCGCACGGGCGGAGCCGACCGCGCGAAAACACCCTTGCCATGTTCCGCGACGACCAGGCCTCACTACGCAGTTCCTGTATCGCCTGCCGAACCGTCATCCGAGCAACGCCGAAGTGCTCGATGAGCGCACTCTCCGAAGGGAGCTTTTCGCTCGCCGGGATTCGCCCAAGCTTGATTTGCTCACGCAGGAGATCGGCTATCTGACGGTAAGGTGAGCGATCGTCCGACCGATTGACAGTACCGAGATCCAGCACAGCTCACTCTCTCATAGACGGCTAGATGAGTTCTGTCTCTCATAGACCACCCTCGAAGGAAAGTGGAGGGCATGACCGACACGCACAAGTACTCAGTCAGCGTCGCCGGAATCGTCGTCACCGACCGCGACCGCGTGCTGGTCATCCGACGCGGGGACAACGGCCATTGGGAGCCGCCAGGTGGAGTACTCGAACATGACGAGACGTTCGAGGAGGGGATAATGCGAGAAGTGCAAGAGGAGACCAGAATGCTGGTTCACGTTGGCAACCTTACCGGTGTCTATAAGAATATGGCTCAAGACATTGCCGCCCTGACATTCCGGTCTCTCCCCATTTCTGCTGACGTTAAGGGTGCGGATGAAGCTGCGGACGTTCGCTGGATGACATTGCCTGAGATTGAGTCAGTTATGGCCCCAGTTCGCGCCGTGAGGGTTACGGATTCTATCCGTAGCCATGATAGATTCAATCATTCAATTTGTCTCTTGCACTCTAGGTTGTAATGAGTGTGGAGCTATTTGCTATCTTTCTTCTTTCGTGTGAAAGTCTTCTTCTCTGGAGCTTCCGGAGCGCTTGTACCGGTAAACTTTTGCCAGGCTGCTGATCCGCCGCCCTTGCCGGGTACGCGTTCAATCTGCTGTCTGCCGGCAAGTCGGTAGAATAGTGTCTTGACGGTGTTTTCTGATCCGATCCCGGTGAGTTGTCGGACTGTCTTGTTGGTAATTTCCGGAAATTTATCCAGATAATCCATAATCATCTGCTCGGGCGAGGCAAGCTTCTGATGCTTAATTTCAACGATAACAGAGTGGGCTGACTCGCGAATAATTGGCTGCTTTAGCTTAAGTTTCTTCATGGCCGCAAAAGCAGTGTTGAGACCCTCGCCGATATCCTTGTTTGGCGGATCGGGAAACTTGTTGATCCAGCGAACAATGCTGCCATTTCGGGAGTAGCGTTCACTCAGGATATTCTCTGCGGTAATGTGTGCTGGTAGTTTCCCAGGGCTTTCGATCTCAACTCTGTTGTCGAAGATTCGCACGTGGACGTCGTCGGCTGTGCCGTAATCCCGATGCAAGACAGCATTTGTGATGATCTCATGCAGGGTTTCTTTCGGATACTCGATGTACTCAAGCCCGGAAGGACCAAGAAGCTGGATTTCTTGGATCAGCTCAGTCGTCTTCTCTACCGCTGCGTAGATCTGCTTGTATAGGCAGCCTTCAATTGTGATTGGCGAGAAGGCAAGGTTCTCGCGCGAGCCCTCTTGGTCGGTCGTTTTATATCGATAAATCTTGATGGCTGAGCGCTTTGGTAACGCCGCTTGTGGTTCGTCGCCAAAAAGCAGAACTGCCGCTACTGTCGGCTTTTCTCCGTGTCTGAGAAGTTGCTTGCCGAGAAATATTTCCGGCTCAACAATAGGGACAATCGAAAGCATGAACTCAATTATCGTTTCAGAGTTGCTTACGAAGTTCAGCGGGACGGAAACGGTCTCAGTTTCAAATGATGTGATCCCCTTATTTCGGTTCAGTACTTGAAGCGCTTCTTCGGTCCTTACGGGGATATTCTGGGCACCTCGACGAATAAATGGATTTCCGTCTGTTGCCTTTTTG from Crossiella sp. CA-258035 harbors:
- a CDS encoding glycoside hydrolase family 88 protein, with protein sequence MTALSRRVLLTGAAATAGALAMPPGAALAAPAEAAFAPNPARLRQTLDYAVAKLRKTAPTVATFPEETKFEKWIPVNDGGWVGGFWPGLLWLGFVDSRDPQFEKWAREAALRLTPRIPDTGTHDMGFLFYPSWVTAYRLTGETSWRDGAVRAAESLSKRYNTAGRFIRAWGSLGSTGNAGRTIIDTMMNLDLLYWATEVSGNGKYAEIASSHARTTIKHFIRPDGSTPHVFDFDPVSGAAIGPNTVQGYSPTSCWSRGQAWGIYGFTTAYRRTKDREFLTAATRMADHVLPYLAESPVPIWDYRSPLAPHDIRDSSAGAITACALLDLARITGNPRYQSTALTVLDALSRTCLTTRSERHDAVLARGTKNRRAENGIEVSLPYGDYYLMEAILRVLKPREIAKAIGL
- a CDS encoding UTRA domain-containing protein; translation: MRSRRYLADGRPIEVATSYIPEKVAAGTAVTEASPRPGDIYARLAEAGRELAHVKEEISARMPTPEERKVLEIGPGVPVITLLRTAFDQSERAVEVCDTVKIAHVHVLEYDIPTD
- a CDS encoding GntR family transcriptional regulator, whose protein sequence is MLDLGTVNRSDDRSPYRQIADLLREQIKLGRIPASEKLPSESALIEHFGVARMTVRQAIQELRSEAWSSRNMARVFSRGRLRPCGGWLRIGSPGSTGSKESRRSSWRPKPRPTQSVLIRSA
- a CDS encoding NUDIX hydrolase, with the protein product MTDTHKYSVSVAGIVVTDRDRVLVIRRGDNGHWEPPGGVLEHDETFEEGIMREVQEETRMLVHVGNLTGVYKNMAQDIAALTFRSLPISADVKGADEAADVRWMTLPEIESVMAPVRAVRVTDSIRSHDRFNHSICLLHSRL
- a CDS encoding ATP-binding protein, which translates into the protein MSIQVTTVTQGEITRVLTLEEGHFADLKAIEVAPSKLSRSIAAFANTDGGELYIGIDEDKGENKRKWRGFSQIEDANGHIQAFEDLFPLGQYFSYEFLKKASGRDGLVLRVNIQKSKDIKKATDGNPFIRRGAQNIPVRTEEALQVLNRNKGITSFETETVSVPLNFVSNSETIIEFMLSIVPIVEPEIFLGKQLLRHGEKPTVAAVLLFGDEPQAALPKRSAIKIYRYKTTDQEGSRENLAFSPITIEGCLYKQIYAAVEKTTELIQEIQLLGPSGLEYIEYPKETLHEIITNAVLHRDYGTADDVHVRIFDNRVEIESPGKLPAHITAENILSERYSRNGSIVRWINKFPDPPNKDIGEGLNTAFAAMKKLKLKQPIIRESAHSVIVEIKHQKLASPEQMIMDYLDKFPEITNKTVRQLTGIGSENTVKTLFYRLAGRQQIERVPGKGGGSAAWQKFTGTSAPEAPEKKTFTRKKKDSK